GCTAGGACATCTTTCTCCACTATCCTCCAGCAGTGATGATAGAACGCCATAGTAAACCCATCCGGACTTGGAGCTTTGTCCCCTTCCAAACCCCTaacaacttgaagaatctcctctctctcaaacttcctttcaagccaaaccctCTCCCTATTCTCGATACGATCAAAATCCAAACCctccacaaaaggcctccactcctcagtctccttgtacaaatttttataaaattgtacaaCTTGATAAGTTACCTCGGAAGCCTCTTCAAAAACCGCCCCATCCACCTCCAAGGTCCTTAAGTGATTGGACCGTCTATGGGAATTAGccattttgtgaaaaaacttgGTGTTATTATCCCCTTCCTTGATACATAACATCCTAGATTTTTGTCTCCAGGAAATTTCTTCTAAGGAAAGAAGATGCTCCACCTGGGACCTCAAACCAGCCCTATGAACTTTCTCCCCATCAGAGAGACCAAAATCTCCCTCCTTAGCATCTAATGTTATCAACTCCTCCAGTAATTGCTTCTTTTGACGCGCTACATTGCCAAACTCTCGGCGATTCCATTGCACAATGTCCTCTTTTAGAGCCTTTAATTTTTTCGCAAGCACAAAGCTAGGAGTACCTACAAAGGAATATCGATTCCACCAGATTTGAACCCTATCCACAAAACCTTCTGACTTCAAccatatattttcaaatctaaatGGACTTTTCCCCCTTGCCATTCCCCCTGCCTCCAAGAGAATTGGACTGTGGTCTGAAACAGTACGGGGTAAAATCCTTTGAGAAACATCAGGGAAATGATCCTCCCAATCAGGAGTGACCAAAGCTCTGTCAATCCTAGACATCATTGGTTGATCAAAACCACTGGACCAAGTAAAGCTACCTCCTTCCAAAGGCAAATCAACCAAGTTAAGATCctcaacaaattcaaaaaatttctccATAGCCGTGGAAAAACGGGTCTCGCCCCTACGCTCGCTAGGAAAGCGGACTATATTAAAGTCCCCAAAACAACACCACGGAATCCTCCAATACTGCTGAACTCCCACTAACTCATCCCACATGAGACCCCTCTCAACATTCTCATTTGGACCATAGACGCCTGAGCAAGCCCAAATAAACCCGTCCCCCACCCCTTTCCACTTTACCGACACTGAGAATGAACCAACCATAATCTCCACCTTATCCAAAACCCTTTTGTCCCACATAAGCAAAATACCACCAGCAGTCCGGTCCGCCTCCAACACAGCCCAGTCCACATATGGGCAGCCCCACAGACTACAAACCAACTGTCGATTCATGCTTGCAATTTTTGTCTCTTGTAAACAAACAACATCACACTTCCACTCCCGCAACAAGTTCTTCACCACAAGGCGTTTCCGAGGGTCATTTAAACCTCTAACGTTCCatgaaatcatttttatcttcataaatactaaaaaatcCCCAACTACAAGCAACATCACAAGACCACCCTCTATCTTCTGTCATAATCCACCGAAGAAACCAGGTTTTGCAGCTCTTTGCATCCCTTATTTTTGGACTTAGCCACCTTTTTACTGCCCATTATTTTCCTGTGTAACACATTGGCTGCCTCCATCTCTGCTTCAAGCCTCTGTAAAAGAGAAATGCACAATTTCTCATGTCGCGCCATAGATAACCCAACCAATTTACTAAAACCAGAAATTCTGTGTTTCACCCACCCAGAAATATCTATGTTATTCTCAATACTAAAAACCTCATCAACCTCCTCCAACTCTGCCAAGGTTGTCGGTGCACTCGGATCGAATATTTGCAGAGGAAAGGCAACTGACAAGTTTGTATCAACAGCTGCTTCCTCCACAAGCATAACCTCCCCAGGAAGGCATAGTTCAATGCTTAAAGAAGAATTAACCTCTTGACCCACTGCCCCCAAGCCCCTTGGTCCAGCTCGCACCATCTCCAGAAAGAAGTCAGGGAGAAGAGGTCCTAATGACCGTGGCACTAAGTTGAGAGACACTGTCCTCATACCTTCAGAAAAAATCCCACTCGACAGCGAGATGGCACCGAAGGTGTTATTCCGGTCAGAGCTCAGCCTGAAGACCATCGCCGAAGGGGATTCGCACACCCCGCCACTCCTACCGGTGGCTCGCAGCGCCGATGAAGCGGACCCACTAGAACCCCGGTGCGACACATCACCTGTACCGTCAAAATAGGGCTCGTCGAAGGCTCCGAAGACACCGACAGGCACAAACCACCCTTATCGGCCTGAGCCTGTACCTTCGGCGACCACATCAGACCTCCGGCCACCTGCGACGTTGTTACAAAGGTCGTCGGACTCGCCCATGGACACACCCCATCCTTCTCGTGCTTATCGGCTGAGTGTAAGGGCTCAACACTCTTAACGGAAGATTCCCCAGGCTCAAAGGAGATTGGGCTTTTGGGGTGAACATCAAACCTACCATTGCCATTTgccattttctttatatatatatatataaagaacatgTTAAAACATTTGCTTCAGAAAAAGATATCATATCATTAGTAAACAGAAGATGAGAGATTAATGAGCTCTTAGTTGACTCATTTCCTACTCAAAAGCTTGATACGTAGCCTTAACCTAGACCTCTCACCTACATTCTGCTTAAAATCTCTATAACAAGAACAAAACTAAAAGCAATAGTGAAAGGGGATCACCTTGTCTAAATCCTCCGGTGGTGCTATAGGAACCCAAAGGAGTACCATTGACCATCACAAAAAGTTCACTGTGGTTATGCATGTTCGAATTCAAGACCTTCATTTTTCCCCCAAATCCATTCTACTTATTAATTAAACATTTCACACCTCCGTTGTACAtggtattttctttttgatcaatATATTTTCGTTActtataaaaacaattattaaataaacattcCCAATCCACTTGGTCATAGGctttttcaatgtttaaataCAAGTTTTCAACTGATGAGCAACTGTTGTTGGTCACAGGGAAATGGATTGAGTTTGATGATGATAGTCCAATCGCACAGCGGGAGGAAGACATCACAAAACTGTCTGGAGGAGGTAAGTTGCAGTCAAATTTGAACTTGTATGATTGCTTGATTTTTGCTTGCCTTAAGACAAGTGCAGAATGACAATATAACTGACCTATCCCTgaagcttttattttatttacccTTTGATTGTCTaatgtccatatatatatatttttattttaatggtttTGCTATACAAGTGCCCCTATGAAAATCATGCTACTGTTGCCATAAACTTACCAGCCACCCCATCATTATAGTCCTTTACCAATGctgaaattctattttttatttttgttacagGTGATTGGCATATGGCTTATATATGCATGTACAAGGCCCGCGTCCTCCCTAAGTAATCTTGCTCTTTGTCTCTTAGCCTCATTGATGAGGTTCCTTTTAATTTAAATTGCAGAGGGATTATTTTATTAGATCAAGGATTGTGAAATGAATAGGAATTACAGATTTGTCTGTGTTGTATCATTGGTGTTGGTTAAAAAATGTGTGTTACGACCTTCAATGTGAGGGTGtgatttaaattgttattttttttataattgaattttagaccaaagaaaaaaatttgcaagttATCATGTTTCACTCAAATATAGTGTGACCTAAGAGATGCAGTGTTGTTCATTCTGGAAAAAAATATGGTTTAAATATATGGGACTTTCTCCAAAGAGTAAAATTTAAGTACAGTTCTCTTAGTGCTATACCTTAGGTTGCCCAGTTTAATTCAACCATGTGGTTTCATTTGACCAACATGGTTGAATCTTATTGTTATTAAAATAGAGaacattgtttttattatatttgtcaATGCAATTAGAGAACCTAAGGTATAACATTCTCTAAAAATCTCCTGGGCCTTAGACCCTACTTAGCACCTAGAGTCCAAAAAGGTTCAAGCAAATCTTTaagattttcttattttgagagTATCTAACTCATACCTATAACCAAGCTCATTTTTGATCAGTGTGGAACTTCGATTACTAGTGTGCCGATAGCTTTATAGTTTTGGACAGATGAATGTTTTCGAGGTTCAATTCTTTTTCTTGGGGGGGAGGgaacaaagaagaagacaaaaattttctttaatgggTTAAAAGCCCACGGTGAAGCAACATTTGtttttcttcccccccccccccaaaaaaaggataaaaaacaaggaaaggaaaaagaagcaaCGTTTGCTCTTATATTTTAGCAACAAGTAAATGGGGCCAGAATATTATCTATATGCGATTTTGGGTTTGAATCATTTCAACATGACGAAAGGAATTTTGGGTATTAGTGGGTttcaaaaaaatagtttaatttgtaaaatCTCTTGTTGTAAATAAGGGATATAAGTGTGAAACtttattaacaaaaagaaattcattggtgttttgatttgatttgatagaTAATAAGAAGTAATTATCATAAAATTGACACCATAACTTCAAATCTTACTGTGCACCAAAATTTGTAATAGAGTGAACTACGCTCTAGCAGGGACATCTACAGAGAAATtccctcattttctcttttttattgttcaGTTGGATaacatattaatattttatgatgtttttaccccaaaagaaaaagaaaaagaaaaagaaaaagaaaacaatccTGCCGTTTAATAAATTAGCAATTTGGCTTCGACTCAAGGTTATTTAATTATGCCTGTAGCTTGCTGAATTAGGAGGATAAACGACTTGCAGATGGAGCATGATACAAAAAGTTGCTCTTCCTGTTGGAGTTGACGACTTGCCTTTAATGCATTTGGCACACCACAAATCCATTAGCACCAGATGTTTCAAATGCCAAATAACTTTGGCATTTGCTACAGTACTATCTTACTTTTGGAACGGTACAAATACCAAATGCTaagatttttaatattattttatttaaacttctctctctctctctctcctcatctggttctcttctcttcctctcactctcacttttAGCCACGCCTCTAGCCTTTCCACGCCGCCGACCTTCCCACTTTGTCCACCATGTCACGCTACTGACTTGCACATCATTTGAATCTTTAAGCtttggatctctctctctctctcgatcgGTGTGGTGGTTTGGGTGTGATAGTTCTAGGTTGTGCTCATTTTTTTGTGGTTGTGGGGtggtttttttgggttgttgctatggtttttttttttgggtatttgtggGCTTATGTTGATGGGTTGGGTGGTGGTTGTAGGCTAAATTTGGTGGTTATAGGTAAGGCGGCTGGTGGTGGTTGgggtgattttgggttttggttgagGTGGTCAGTTATTTTGCGATAGTGGTGGTGGGGGGTTTAGATCCGATGGTGGTGGACTGTGGGTGATTATGTGTtctagatttatttatttatttgttattttttttttataatgtggGTGATGGTGGAGGTTGGTGGTTTTGGGTGGTGGTAGGTTGTTGGTTGgttgattttggtgttttttttattttttataatgttttggTGGTTGTGATGGTGGCAGGTTTGCAGTTCAAGTGGTGGTGGactttaaacttaaaattttaaattattattattattataccgtatgaggtttttttaaaagtttttttaatgtAATGAATCTCGAGATAATAGATTTGATGTAGGGTGAATTGTAAAGTGATGTAtttaaatagataaagtagttttttgatgtttgaaaatagattttttttttgttgcaaaagctgatgctaatgctcttactACCCATAAACATCAGACTATCATTACCATATTTTGTGGGTTAATTACTTGTTATTGGAACCACACAATCAATTAACCCTCAACAAATGAGTACAATCAAATTATCATTGTCAAGAGCCTTGTATTTCAATAGGCACTTCATGATGTTTCTTACTTCTAGGGTTCAAATTCTCCCACTCCCTTAACCTCAGATATGATGAATGAGTACTATCACTAGGAGGCCAAGGGggaataaaaaagagagactaaAAGCGGTGATGAGTATGAGTGTGAACAATGACAAAGGTTCAATGGCTAGAGTATTATGATGGTCCATGTCCATGTGTTCATAATAGCAGTTGAGAGCCGCACCAGAGGCAACACTCAAACCTATGATTTCTTTTCCCTACCTTCAACATAATACTGTCCCAGTGGCTAGTAATTATTATGAAAGTGAGTGAGACAGAGCATGGCTATGAATATTCAATTGACAACATCATGTGCCTGAAATATTGTTGAGATTGGGACACTTCGGTCTAGTAAATAGTCATGTACTTCATGCCAATGGGTATCTActtaatccaaacaaaaaaacagtgTTGGAAGGTTAGCTGGAAGCAGTAAGcacttcttttctctctacaTCTGTGTGTGTTTTTTCCTCAttcaacaaaaggaaaaaggaaactactttatatattataatttgacTATAATTTGATTAGAAACTACTAAATGAATTGAATTATCATAAGGATATGTAATGTTCTTCTCTTTTGATCACTAGTTTtcttttaacttaaaaaaaaaaaaaaaaaaaaactagcttttATTAAGCCTGCCTTTGTGGCCAGTGCTTTGTCACACCTTTctaattgtttttgttgttgttttatttatatttatatttatttattttttcttttaaggcctttttttatttttatttttttatttttttagctctGGTCGTTCCAAGTCAAAATTTATCTTCATCTCATCTATAACCTCGGATTGGCCCTACTAACTTGGAATTCCCCTGAACTTTGATCAAGATAGAGAGAACCATTTTTtgtgtaatttattattattttttgggagaGAATTTTTGTTCTAATCAATAACTTTACAATCATGCCATCTAAACAATTTCGTGCAATTTCTAATTCGTTTTACAGATCTTTGTTCTTACAACAACTTGCCATGCTATgaatattgttttaaaaaccaCCTACTAAAAACATAGATAATCACGTCTTTTCATAGAGAGCATAGCTCTCATCTGGAATTTCCAATCAATAATCAAGCTATTCACTACGAGATAATATATAGGTAAAGATATATGACAATCATAGCAAGAAAAAGTTGCGAGACGTTAAATCTTGACTGTTAATAAAAGCCAACCAAACGCtttgcaaaaaattattatttatacccATTCTCTAGGCTTATCCCCACCTCCAATTTTAGAAGTTACTTCAAATTTTGCTCCTAACtatttaagaacaaaaataatgCACGAATGAGATCCAGAGTTTTTACTTTGAAGGGAAGACAAAGTTGCAGTTGACACTGCCATACATGTGTGTACTCACTAGCTAGAGGCTAGAGCAGGATAGTTTACTTTCGATTTCACAAATGGTACCTAATAGTTAACAATTACCCTATTAGtttgaataaaacaaaaaaagaaaagaaaaaaagaacgtCAATATAAATAGATTTAAAGAATTTAtcgtgaaaatgttataaaaatattgtgaatataacatttctcataatttagctatagttttattttaaaagatgaCTTTTAATTTAAGGATGATAATAGATAGAGCAAGACGGGTACAACTAGATCATGGATCTCGGATTCCTTATCCTTGCGCCATGCCTGCCCTGCCTCATAGGTTGGGAGCAACGGCCCCGCCCCGTCCTACCTCGCCCTAATGGTCGAGGTAAAGATTTCCCTTTGTCCTTTTCCCATCCCTATCACCCCCTTTGGGTGGAGGACGAGTTAGGGAGAATTTGCCATTCTACTTGTACCAAAATTTGAGAAAGCTTCGTTAATGCAAAAGTTTTTGAATATCCCCTTATTGATGTTCCCAAGTCTCCCAAGTCATAAATTTTCACTTCTATGACTAAGCAATCACGTGGACAACATAGAGCAAATGTAGGATCACCATGATCAATGCACAAAGCTTAAGTACCACTCTTCCTCTTGCTTGACATAGGCCACATTCAATGGAATACAACCGTACAAGGAAGCAAAGTCATACTCCAACTCTTCCATTTTAGTTGGCAAACAAATAGCATAGACAGCAGTTATATCCTTGGAATGATGCACAGCCGAACTTCTTTTAAGATTTTGTCATTTCCTGCCCAACATCGAGGCCCAGCAAGTATATGATTTTACACAAAATGGCTTTGATCCTTGTATTTTTTGTTCAAGTTCATCAACCACCGATTATTTCTTTGAGGGTTTTTTTCAGTCATTGATTTCCCAGGGTGGGTCCAAATCAatattacaactttttttttgggagaaaaacaacaacaacaacaatttctTTATGGGCTTTGCTTCTCTCCATTTTGCCGAATTGACTAAGCACCTCTAGCATTTGGTTGTTTCTAGATTAAATGGTGCACCACAGGGTGGTCCATTTTAGCACATCATGGAGCGTGCGTGTGGcccatgagagagagagcgagagcaATTGGTGATTCAACTTATTTGGTAGAAAATGATCacatcaattaaaaagaaaataattgatTCCCACATTCTACCAACTAAATTTGAAATCAGCAAACCttaccaaattaaaattttcaaatgtttgtAGGGTATTAGTTAGGTCTAAGAAGCATCACTAGGTTTGAATTTTCAGAGCAAAGATTACATTTCATTGCATGACTTGGCAAAAACTTGAACTACACTcgaattttttgttatttttaccCAGCCAATGATTCCAATACCTAGTGGAGAGTCTTGGTTTGTGGACCCAAAGGTGGTGATACTTGGAATGAACATAATTCCACATCCCTAATTATTCTACTAAAAAAATACCCACTAGAAGGATATTAAAACAGTTCAATATGTATAatgcctttttttaaaaattatttatactcCACcggcataaaaataaaaattaaactcagTAACAaacaaagataacaaaatatatCTCACTTTGGAGTTTGGAGACTAGTCTCTAGAAGGTAGCTCATACATGATACAACTAATTTAaccttgatttgatttgatttttttcttttgttgagaaaaatgaTAGAACATTGATTTGTTGTTCATTGTTTAATCACAAATATACACGTTCTTTTCTGGTAGTGGAAAATAATAAtggtcaacaaaaaataaaaaatctaagcAAGTTCTGTAGAATTAGACCAAAGACgaaacttgaaaataaaatatggtatCTAAGTGGAAGAGAAGTTGAACTTTGTCTGGCCCTTGAAGGATAGTACAAACAACACAATACTATGGACTTTTGGATTTTCCCCATATCTTTCCTCCACTcctcaaattattttatttttagaaagggAAAATGTCCAATGTCAAATGTCAAATCCATCACATTCAAGAATGCTATACATACACAAATACTTACAAAACTATACAATATGCATAGATCTGGTAACACTTCTTGCATTAGCATAATATGATGttgatgataaaatatcaaatacTATCAATGCCTTATCTCTCGAGAGTCCAGGCcacccaaaaaattaataataccaTATGGGTTGTCATCTTTTTTCCTCCTTCCCAATTACCAtataacaaatacaaacaaataacCAACCACACAcacgaaaaaaaagaaaaaaaagaaaagaaccatTTACCTTTAGAATGGCTAGTGTTTTGGCCTTGAGGTTTGTCACCCTCTATAGCATTTAGAACATGCAAAACTTTTTGAGTTATTCATGCTCTCTTCAGTCTTCGCCAACATAGTTTCTAAAGTATAGAAATTATCAGTGTTTTTATCATGAGCACAATTAGAAAAATagattaaacaaaacaaactctCTAAagtctctctcactctctaaactctctctcactcactctctctctctctactgaAAATTTGAACCTGGTGTGTAAATAGCAAGATCAGGCCATCCATTGGCACCATTCCAACAGCTTGAATCACCATTTTGCAAACCCAAAAAACTCTCTGAATTGCCATTGTTACTCTGCATCTCCATTTCCGGGTTTCGACCCGAACCCGCATCCAACACATGACCCGAATCCAAATTCTCTGCAAATTCACCCATTTGAACCATTTTCAAACCCGACCCATTTGGATTCATGCCCTCCAGAAGGCTTCCAAACTGCCCATTTGATGCCAGAAGCGAACTAAAGCTGCCAGTGATGTCCAGCATCCGACGGTCCTGATCACCAAAAATCCGGGTCGGGTCATGTTCAGAACCCTGATTCTGCACCACAGAATTTGAtgctgaagaagaagatgaggctGAGGCTGATGCTGAGGccgaagaagtagaagaagaagaacgttTTGTGTTTGATGATGTTCTCTTTGTGTTCTTGCGGCTTCCACCACCAACTGGGATGTTTCTGAGAGCACCACCTTTGGTCCAATACCTCCTACAGTTCTTGCAAAAATGGCGTGGCTGTGAAAGGTTGTAGTTGTTGTAGTAGCAGAACTTGGTGTTTGTGGACTCACACCTTGGGCACTTGAGCTGTTCTTGCTCTGGGAACTGGGGTTTCATAGATTGGAATGTTGATGCTGGGTCTTGCATTTTCACTTTTGGACTCTCTTCACAACCTTtactgctttttttttaatgtataagaAAGAGACCAACTTGGGGTTTTTGAGGATTTGGTTAAGTTGGGAGTGGAAATATGGGTTTTTGACTAGTTTTGTAAGTACAATAGAATGAAAGCAAGAGACTGATTGAGACCCAAGTTAGGACCTTTATGAGGAATTGGTGAATTGTGGTTGTGAGACTTGAActgaatttggtttttttatttagaggGTCAGATAGGCATTTGGCTTTTGAAGCTGTGAAGTGGCAAAAGGGCTAAGTAAAGCATAGGAAAGATGACAAAAAGGTGGGATATTTTTCAGACTCAGATGTGGGTTTTCactgaagagaaaaaaaacacgACCACAAGTCTGGATGGCCAAAAACAGACACAAAAGTTTGTAGCTGCAAAAGGAGTAAAGTTGTTAGTTCTTGGAGGAAAGGTGTAAATAAACCATGAGCCAAAGTACAAGAt
The sequence above is drawn from the Castanea sativa cultivar Marrone di Chiusa Pesio chromosome 5, ASM4071231v1 genome and encodes:
- the LOC142633294 gene encoding dof zinc finger protein DOF3.1-like, whose product is MQDPASTFQSMKPQFPEQEQLKCPRCESTNTKFCYYNNYNLSQPRHFCKNCRRYWTKGGALRNIPVGGGSRKNTKRTSSNTKRSSSSTSSASASASASSSSSASNSVVQNQGSEHDPTRIFGDQDRRMLDITGSFSSLLASNGQFGSLLEGMNPNGSGLKMVQMGEFAENLDSGHVLDAGSGRNPEMEMQSNNGNSESFLGLQNGDSSCWNGANGWPDLAIYTPETMLAKTEESMNNSKSFACSKCYRG